One genomic window of Arthrobacter sp. KBS0703 includes the following:
- a CDS encoding SRPBCC family protein — MAFAEHEVLVQRDAMTVYIFLLNGLNLAAWQPGIRSISLSSGSAGSAGARYQVTLTGPRGRPVAADFEISHARPGAEIRFQVVAGPSLPSGGFYLSTEGAGTRVRFALEAPLKGLRGLGRPAVQRRLQERVAQLERLKAVLEERPTAD, encoded by the coding sequence ATGGCATTTGCAGAACACGAGGTCCTCGTGCAGCGCGATGCGATGACGGTCTACATCTTCCTGCTGAACGGGCTGAACCTCGCGGCCTGGCAGCCGGGTATCCGCAGCATCAGCCTGAGTTCGGGCAGCGCGGGGAGCGCCGGCGCCCGGTATCAGGTGACACTCACGGGGCCGCGGGGCCGTCCGGTCGCGGCGGACTTTGAGATCTCACACGCACGGCCGGGGGCCGAAATCAGGTTCCAGGTGGTGGCCGGCCCCTCGTTGCCGAGCGGCGGGTTCTACCTCAGCACCGAGGGCGCCGGCACGCGCGTGCGCTTCGCCCTCGAAGCCCCGCTCAAAGGCCTCCGGGGTCTCGGCCGGCCGGCCGTCCAGCGGAGGCTGCAGGAGCGGGTCGCCCAGCTCGAGCGGCTCAAGGCCGTGCTCGAAGAGCGTCCGACGGCGGATTAG
- a CDS encoding cation:proton antiporter regulatory subunit translates to MNVEETDLPGLGRRKDFMTASGRRIGVVELREGQTELFISTWDDPDTCQASIPLTGDEAATLGNLLGGQHLAMKLTEAHREVPGIVTRQFSIAPDSPFQNQPMGKACIRTRCGVSIVAIMREGEVVPSPGPDVVLHSGDLLVAVGTQEGLDSAADILRNG, encoded by the coding sequence ATGAACGTGGAAGAGACGGATCTCCCGGGCCTCGGCAGGCGCAAAGATTTCATGACAGCCTCCGGCCGGAGGATCGGAGTGGTGGAACTCCGCGAAGGCCAGACAGAATTGTTCATTTCCACCTGGGACGATCCCGACACCTGCCAGGCCTCGATTCCGCTAACCGGCGATGAAGCCGCCACGCTGGGCAACCTGCTGGGCGGCCAGCACCTGGCCATGAAGCTCACCGAGGCGCACCGGGAAGTCCCGGGCATCGTCACCCGGCAGTTCTCCATCGCCCCGGATTCGCCCTTCCAGAACCAGCCCATGGGCAAGGCATGCATCCGCACCCGGTGCGGCGTTTCGATTGTGGCGATCATGCGGGAGGGTGAGGTGGTCCCCTCGCCCGGGCCCGACGTCGTCCTTCACTCCGGCGATCTCCTCGTCGCAGTCGGCACGCAAGAAGGCCTTGATTCAGCGGCCGATATCCTGCGCAACGGCTGA
- a CDS encoding MFS transporter — protein sequence MNSAAAPEATQPSSDLEAGNQASSKGRILAWAAWDWGSAAFNAVMTTFVFTVYLTSKAFGGEDQASAVLGGALAVAGAAIALLAPVTGQRSDTGGRRKLWLGVNTAAVALLTALCFFVFPRPEFLLLGVSLIALANVFFEFAGVNYNAMLAQISTPRNIGKISGFGWGMGYLGGIVALLIVLQLFVQPRFEWFGASTQDSLNIRLVAVFSALWFFIFALPVLFAVPELPKPQRGARLGFLASYGLLGRRIKAIYRTSPHTIFFLLASAIFRDGLAAVFTFGGIIAAGTFGFELSQVIFFAIFGNVVAAVGAIIGGFLDDRVGPKAVILGSLTGLLVAGSVILVLGNGAYVFFGMEWAGSTTFWVFGLFLCLFVGPAQASSRAYLARLAPQGESGELFGLYATTGRAVSFLAPTLFTLCIAVATPLVAEGEAQRWGILGIMVVILAGFLVLLPVKAPTETEIAVVPQS from the coding sequence ATGAACTCCGCCGCCGCGCCCGAAGCCACGCAGCCGTCCTCGGACCTCGAAGCCGGGAACCAGGCATCCAGCAAGGGACGCATCCTTGCCTGGGCGGCGTGGGACTGGGGGTCCGCCGCGTTCAACGCGGTCATGACCACGTTCGTCTTCACCGTGTACCTGACCTCCAAGGCCTTCGGCGGCGAGGACCAGGCCTCGGCGGTGCTTGGCGGGGCGCTGGCCGTCGCAGGGGCGGCGATCGCCCTGCTCGCACCCGTCACCGGCCAGCGCTCGGATACCGGCGGACGGCGCAAGCTGTGGCTGGGAGTCAACACGGCCGCCGTCGCCCTCCTGACCGCCCTGTGCTTTTTCGTGTTTCCCCGGCCGGAGTTCCTCCTCCTGGGGGTTTCACTGATCGCCCTGGCCAACGTGTTCTTCGAGTTCGCGGGCGTCAACTACAACGCGATGCTGGCGCAAATTTCCACGCCGCGGAACATCGGCAAAATCAGCGGCTTCGGCTGGGGCATGGGCTACCTGGGCGGCATCGTGGCCCTGCTGATTGTCCTCCAGCTCTTCGTCCAGCCCCGTTTTGAATGGTTTGGCGCCTCAACCCAGGACAGCCTCAACATCCGGCTCGTGGCGGTGTTCTCTGCCCTGTGGTTCTTCATCTTCGCGCTGCCCGTGCTCTTCGCGGTCCCGGAGCTGCCCAAGCCCCAGCGCGGTGCCCGCCTCGGGTTCCTGGCCTCCTACGGGCTGCTGGGCCGGCGGATCAAGGCGATCTACCGGACCAGCCCGCACACCATCTTCTTCCTGCTCGCCAGCGCCATCTTCCGCGACGGGCTGGCCGCCGTGTTCACGTTCGGCGGGATCATCGCGGCGGGAACCTTCGGCTTCGAGCTGTCGCAGGTCATCTTCTTCGCCATCTTCGGCAATGTCGTGGCGGCCGTGGGCGCCATCATCGGCGGCTTCCTGGACGACAGGGTCGGCCCGAAAGCGGTGATCCTTGGATCGCTGACGGGGCTGCTGGTCGCGGGCAGCGTGATCCTGGTGCTGGGCAACGGCGCTTACGTCTTCTTCGGGATGGAGTGGGCAGGCAGCACCACGTTCTGGGTGTTCGGGCTCTTCCTCTGCCTGTTCGTGGGCCCGGCCCAGGCGTCCTCCCGCGCCTACCTGGCCCGGCTGGCCCCACAGGGCGAATCCGGCGAACTTTTTGGCCTGTACGCGACGACGGGCCGGGCCGTCAGCTTCCTGGCGCCCACACTGTTCACGCTCTGCATCGCCGTGGCCACTCCCCTGGTGGCCGAAGGGGAGGCCCAGCGCTGGGGCATCCTGGGCATCATGGTGGTGATCCTTGCCGGGTTCCTGGTCCTCCTCCCGGTGAAGGCGCCCACCGAAACCGAGATCGCCGTCGTCCCCCAGTCCTAG
- a CDS encoding Na(+)/H(+) antiporter subunit C — protein MSVNLTLLTVMGALYACGIYLILERSLTRVLLGLMLLVNATNLLILATGGYAGLAPFFSKDTDPRAYNDPLPQALILTSIVISFAVTAFMLGIIYRTWVLARQDEIQDDVEDRRVAETPSFDAEDDAVIPVETSEFPLTMLGSDGTGVTDSSAGDAADGDSAGSDSSATVKAGAKTIPAEDAALEEKPGSANVHPGPEGGVK, from the coding sequence ATGAGCGTCAACCTGACCCTGCTGACGGTCATGGGCGCGCTCTACGCCTGCGGCATTTACCTCATTTTGGAACGCAGCCTGACGCGTGTGCTTCTGGGCCTGATGCTGCTGGTCAACGCCACCAACCTGCTGATCCTGGCTACCGGCGGCTACGCGGGCCTGGCTCCGTTCTTCAGCAAGGACACGGACCCGCGCGCCTACAACGATCCCCTGCCCCAGGCCCTGATCCTGACGTCGATCGTGATTTCCTTCGCCGTGACCGCCTTCATGCTCGGCATCATCTACCGGACCTGGGTGCTGGCCCGCCAGGATGAGATCCAGGACGACGTCGAGGACCGCCGCGTGGCGGAAACACCGAGTTTCGACGCGGAGGACGACGCCGTCATCCCCGTGGAGACCTCGGAGTTTCCGCTCACCATGCTCGGCTCCGACGGAACCGGCGTGACAGATTCGTCCGCCGGCGACGCGGCGGACGGCGACTCCGCAGGCAGCGACTCGTCGGCCACCGTCAAGGCCGGCGCGAAGACGATTCCCGCAGAGGACGCCGCCCTCGAGGAAAAACCCGGCTCCGCCAACGTCCACCCCGGCCCCGAAGGAGGTGTGAAGTGA
- a CDS encoding cation:proton antiporter, with protein sequence MDRLALTLIELGAVVFCLGLLARLAGRIGMSPIPLYLVGGLCFGAGGFVELSGMKEFAHLSGEIGVILLLLMLGLEYTATELVTGLRRSWQAGVLDLVLNFLPGAGLAVLLGWGLVGAMVMGGVTYISSSGIAAKVITDLGRIGNRETPVILSILVFEDLAMAVYLPILTATLAGVSFLGGLQTVGISLAVVTVVLLVALRHGHRVSKAVHSENSEVFLLNLLGAALLVAGVAAALQVSAAVGAFMLGIAISGATAHSATQILEPLRDLFAAIFFVAFGLNTDPASIPPVLGWALVLAVITAATKIITGVWAAKRVGIARPGRFRAGAALIARGEFSIVIAGLAVTSGVVEAELAALATAYVLLMAILGPLAARYIEPVVKKFTRRARPEPVPA encoded by the coding sequence ATGGACCGCCTGGCCCTGACTCTCATCGAACTGGGGGCGGTCGTGTTCTGCCTCGGCCTGCTGGCCAGGCTGGCCGGCCGGATCGGAATGTCCCCCATCCCCCTATATCTGGTGGGCGGCCTGTGCTTCGGGGCCGGTGGCTTTGTGGAACTCAGCGGCATGAAGGAGTTCGCCCATCTGTCCGGCGAAATCGGCGTCATCCTGCTCCTACTTATGCTCGGTTTGGAATATACGGCCACTGAGCTCGTGACCGGACTGCGGAGGTCGTGGCAGGCCGGCGTCCTGGACCTGGTCCTGAACTTCCTCCCGGGCGCGGGCCTTGCCGTGCTGCTCGGCTGGGGCCTGGTGGGGGCCATGGTGATGGGCGGGGTCACGTATATTTCATCGTCCGGCATTGCGGCCAAGGTCATCACCGACCTTGGCCGTATCGGCAACAGGGAAACTCCCGTGATCCTCTCGATCCTGGTGTTCGAGGACCTGGCCATGGCGGTTTACCTGCCCATCCTCACCGCCACCCTTGCCGGCGTCAGTTTCCTGGGCGGCCTGCAGACCGTGGGCATTTCACTGGCCGTCGTCACGGTGGTGCTGCTGGTTGCGCTGCGGCACGGGCACCGTGTGTCGAAGGCCGTGCACAGCGAAAATTCCGAGGTTTTCCTGCTCAACCTGCTGGGCGCCGCGCTCCTGGTAGCCGGCGTGGCCGCGGCCCTGCAGGTCTCGGCAGCGGTGGGTGCGTTCATGCTCGGCATTGCGATTTCCGGAGCCACGGCGCACAGCGCGACCCAGATCCTTGAGCCATTGCGCGACCTGTTCGCGGCCATCTTCTTCGTGGCCTTCGGTCTCAACACCGATCCCGCGTCCATTCCGCCGGTGCTCGGCTGGGCGCTGGTCCTGGCCGTCATCACCGCCGCGACGAAGATCATCACTGGAGTCTGGGCGGCCAAACGGGTCGGGATTGCACGGCCCGGCCGGTTCCGTGCCGGTGCGGCCCTGATTGCACGCGGCGAATTTTCGATCGTCATCGCAGGCCTGGCGGTGACCTCGGGGGTGGTTGAGGCGGAGTTGGCGGCCCTTGCCACGGCGTACGTCCTGCTCATGGCGATCCTCGGTCCGCTGGCCGCCCGCTACATCGAGCCTGTGGTCAAGAAGTTCACGCGGCGCGCGCGTCCGGAGCCGGTCCCGGCCTAA
- the dcd gene encoding dCTP deaminase produces MLISDRDIRAEIDSERIVLDPYDSAMVQPSSVDVRIDRFFRLFDNHKYAHIDPAEDQPDLTRLVEVDEGEPFILHPGEFVLGSTYETVTLPDDIAARLEGKSSLGRLGLLTHSTAGFIDPGFSGHVTLELSNMATLPIKLWPGMKIGQLCFFRLTSAAEHPYGSGEYGNRYQGQRGPTASRSHLNFHRTDI; encoded by the coding sequence GTGCTGATCTCTGACCGCGACATTCGTGCCGAAATTGATTCCGAACGGATCGTCCTGGACCCTTACGACTCCGCGATGGTGCAGCCGTCCTCGGTGGACGTCCGGATTGACCGGTTTTTCCGGCTGTTCGACAACCACAAGTACGCGCACATCGACCCCGCGGAAGACCAGCCCGATCTGACCCGCCTGGTGGAAGTGGACGAGGGCGAACCGTTCATCCTGCACCCCGGCGAGTTCGTGCTCGGCTCGACGTATGAGACCGTGACGCTGCCGGACGACATCGCCGCCCGGCTCGAGGGCAAGTCCTCGCTCGGCCGGCTGGGCCTGCTGACGCACTCCACTGCCGGCTTCATCGACCCCGGGTTCTCCGGCCACGTCACGCTGGAGCTGTCCAACATGGCCACGCTGCCCATCAAGCTGTGGCCCGGCATGAAAATCGGCCAGCTCTGCTTCTTCCGGCTGACCTCCGCCGCGGAACACCCCTACGGTTCCGGCGAATACGGCAACCGCTACCAGGGCCAGCGCGGACCCACGGCGAGCCGCAGCCACCTGAACTTCCACCGCACGGACATCTAG
- a CDS encoding CAP domain-containing protein, with amino-acid sequence MKKIAAHAVVAIMCALALAAPAAGGHPAPASAGAPAASLTSGPVSYTHLDVYKRQAERPPLLPHRGSRPPQLPHREAAGRYGQHGRLGGRPPGSPAARSSSVLSATAASPSAATQPAPSSPPASTETPAVDAAGAVDAAGAAAAGMPEPASIPPLSAPEGALPSPPTAAQPEPAQPGPTGSAPRTLTPEALVPESNAAQVAAVFNAINTYRASLGLPAVKYHATVAGMAQEWSDSIASREVIEHRSSFWTDARALSPNNGAGEVIAVRWDRDAAQLVEWWKGSPAHNAILTDPRFNVVGIGISFTDGNWQTTPGRYTMWGVVDFFGYSALPSGTTAGPGGTTTVPVQPADVCEPLVKHMPPTLDLATAAIRSAGDLLSVDAAGQLINRPSLGNGLFGPAEVAGSGFAAAQAVYVTDWERDGIFDVLAQWADGRLTLHSGSLAGGFLAPVTLGQSGWAGLTLAVGGWCSANRLPQLLALDSAANLWLYPNRGSGDLVQRTLIASGVSATRLAMVDFDGDGFQDLLARQGGGNVLLYRGSGTPWPTVEARAAVASGWGDVTAIRSLADVTGAYSAGLALQRTGSSVQYLGLSGGILSPPSAVPGIWTGQRLAQ; translated from the coding sequence TTGAAGAAGATTGCGGCCCACGCCGTCGTGGCGATCATGTGCGCCCTCGCACTGGCTGCTCCGGCAGCGGGAGGGCATCCGGCACCTGCATCAGCCGGAGCGCCGGCGGCGTCACTCACCTCCGGACCTGTCTCTTATACACATCTAGATGTGTATAAGAGACAGGCGGAGCGGCCGCCGCTTCTCCCTCACCGGGGCAGCCGCCCGCCTCAGCTCCCTCACCGGGAGGCCGCTGGCCGATACGGCCAACACGGCCGGCTCGGGGGCCGACCCCCCGGCTCCCCGGCCGCGCGCTCGTCCTCGGTCCTGTCCGCAACGGCAGCATCACCTTCCGCGGCAACGCAGCCAGCACCGTCATCCCCACCGGCCAGCACAGAGACGCCGGCGGTCGACGCGGCAGGCGCGGTCGATGCAGCAGGCGCGGCCGCCGCCGGTATGCCTGAACCGGCATCCATCCCGCCGCTGTCAGCACCAGAGGGCGCCCTTCCCTCCCCGCCGACGGCAGCCCAGCCGGAACCAGCCCAGCCGGGGCCCACCGGATCGGCACCGCGGACGCTGACTCCAGAGGCGCTGGTGCCGGAAAGCAACGCGGCCCAGGTCGCTGCCGTCTTCAACGCGATCAACACGTACCGGGCATCCCTGGGCCTCCCCGCCGTGAAGTACCACGCCACTGTCGCGGGCATGGCGCAGGAATGGTCGGACAGCATCGCCTCCCGCGAGGTCATCGAGCACCGGTCCAGCTTCTGGACCGATGCACGGGCGCTCAGTCCGAACAACGGCGCGGGTGAGGTCATCGCCGTCCGCTGGGACCGGGACGCCGCGCAACTGGTCGAGTGGTGGAAAGGCTCCCCCGCCCACAACGCCATCCTCACGGATCCGCGGTTCAACGTGGTGGGCATCGGCATCTCCTTTACCGACGGCAACTGGCAGACCACCCCGGGCCGCTACACCATGTGGGGCGTGGTGGACTTCTTCGGCTACAGCGCCCTTCCGTCCGGGACCACCGCCGGCCCGGGCGGCACCACCACGGTCCCGGTCCAGCCAGCCGACGTCTGCGAACCCCTGGTCAAGCACATGCCGCCGACCCTTGACCTGGCCACGGCGGCCATCAGGAGTGCCGGTGACCTGCTGTCCGTGGACGCTGCGGGCCAGTTGATCAACCGGCCGTCGCTCGGGAACGGGCTGTTTGGTCCGGCGGAAGTCGCCGGTTCGGGATTTGCCGCCGCCCAGGCCGTTTATGTCACGGACTGGGAGCGCGACGGCATCTTCGATGTGCTGGCGCAGTGGGCGGACGGCCGGCTGACGCTGCATTCGGGCTCGCTGGCAGGCGGTTTCCTGGCACCGGTCACGCTCGGCCAGTCCGGCTGGGCGGGACTGACGCTGGCAGTCGGCGGGTGGTGCTCGGCCAACCGGCTTCCCCAGCTCCTGGCCCTGGACTCCGCGGCAAACCTCTGGCTGTATCCAAACCGGGGCAGCGGCGACCTGGTTCAGCGCACGCTGATCGCGTCCGGCGTCTCGGCGACGCGCCTGGCGATGGTGGATTTCGACGGCGACGGTTTCCAGGATCTGCTGGCCCGCCAGGGCGGCGGGAACGTTCTCCTGTACCGGGGATCCGGCACACCGTGGCCCACGGTCGAGGCCAGGGCCGCGGTGGCCAGCGGCTGGGGCGATGTGACCGCCATCCGCTCCCTGGCGGACGTCACGGGCGCCTATTCCGCCGGACTGGCCCTGCAGAGGACCGGCAGTTCCGTTCAGTACCTTGGCCTCAGCGGCGGCATCCTGAGCCCGCCGTCCGCGGTTCCAGGAATCTGGACCGGCCAGCGGCTCGCCCAGTAA
- a CDS encoding Na+/H+ antiporter subunit A, which translates to MITVLAVHFAVAAVAPFIFRKFRRSSFYALAAVPAGSFVWLLLQYGAVYGPAAESAGAGAGQSAETIPWIPGLGIEFAFRMDALAWVMSLLVLGVGALVLVYCAGYFKNKDSYLGGFGAQLLAFAGAMFGLVTADDLLMLFIFWELTTVLSYLLIGYARTRLAARRSALQALMVTTAGGLAMLVGLIMLGTSAGTYRISAILARAPELVTGEAAGAVGAAVVLILIGAVTKSALVPFHFWLPGAMAAPTPVSAYLHAAAMVKAGVYIVARLAPGFTDTAFWLPMVLGLGLATMLVGGYRALRQTDIKLILAYGTVSQLGFLTMVVGLGKPDAALAGLAMLLAHGLFKATLFLVVGIIDHQAGTRDIRELSGVFRSSRALAVVAGVGAASMAGVPLLGGFVAKESVLEAFVHFAGDPDYGPWGAVVLAGVVAGSVLTFAYSARFMWGAFAVKPGVDRTPFTPIRPSFLAAPAILSVLTVAYGLWPAPVDGWIQPYAALFAGGASDAGTAAAAAGHLSLWHGFTPALGLTAVTFALGAAMFYGRVLVDRAQSAVPAWVDADRGYQLTIGALDDVAVWITGRTQRGSLYFYLAVILSVAFVLPLTALIAANKPLPEGLYFVDPNSPLQLVAGAGIVIGALAAVRANKRFLAVLMVSVTGYGIALMFALQGAPDLALTQMLVETIILVAFVLAMRSLPAELRDRTGGKYRVVRVIIGLAFGVTMIFVAIHAMGARIATPVSLEFPKLAYEGGGGLNVVNVTLVDIRVWDTFGEISVLALAATGVASLIFVRGRGDRIRTSSTVAEGTVGRRTGVDKSSRDGAALALSRKFADSTRDAWLVAGRTLAPERRSIIFEVVTRLIFHSMIIFSLYLLLAGHNLPGGGFAGGLMAGLALTLRYLAGGRFELREATPISAGTLLGIGLATAAASGVAPVLLGGEVFQSAILQFWLPVFGDIKFVTSTIFDIGVYIVVIGLVLDVLRSLGAEIDEHFEEQPDQPGRDGEPADQPPDEREPGGIPAETTARGKA; encoded by the coding sequence GTGATCACAGTCCTTGCCGTGCACTTTGCAGTGGCTGCTGTGGCGCCGTTCATCTTCCGGAAATTCCGCCGGAGTTCGTTTTACGCCCTGGCCGCCGTGCCTGCCGGTTCCTTCGTGTGGCTGCTCCTTCAGTACGGCGCCGTCTACGGGCCCGCCGCGGAGTCCGCCGGAGCAGGCGCTGGCCAATCTGCCGAAACCATCCCCTGGATTCCCGGCCTCGGCATCGAGTTCGCGTTCCGCATGGATGCCCTCGCGTGGGTCATGTCCCTCCTGGTGCTCGGTGTGGGCGCGCTGGTGCTGGTCTACTGCGCCGGCTATTTCAAGAACAAGGACAGCTACCTGGGCGGGTTCGGTGCCCAGCTCCTGGCTTTCGCCGGGGCCATGTTCGGGCTGGTCACCGCGGATGACCTGCTGATGCTCTTCATCTTCTGGGAACTCACCACCGTCCTGTCCTACCTCCTGATCGGGTACGCACGCACGCGGTTGGCGGCCCGCCGGTCCGCCCTGCAGGCGCTCATGGTCACCACTGCCGGCGGCCTGGCGATGCTCGTCGGGCTGATCATGCTTGGCACCAGCGCGGGGACCTACCGGATTTCGGCCATCCTGGCGCGGGCGCCGGAGCTCGTGACCGGGGAGGCAGCAGGCGCCGTGGGCGCCGCCGTCGTTCTGATCCTGATCGGTGCGGTCACCAAGTCCGCGCTGGTTCCCTTCCACTTCTGGCTCCCGGGAGCCATGGCGGCACCCACCCCCGTCAGCGCCTACCTGCACGCGGCCGCCATGGTGAAAGCCGGCGTCTACATCGTGGCCCGCCTGGCCCCGGGGTTCACCGACACCGCGTTCTGGCTGCCCATGGTCCTGGGGCTAGGGCTGGCCACCATGCTGGTGGGCGGCTACCGGGCCCTGCGCCAGACGGACATCAAGCTGATCCTGGCCTACGGCACCGTCAGCCAGCTCGGCTTCCTCACCATGGTCGTCGGGCTCGGAAAACCCGACGCGGCGCTCGCCGGCCTCGCCATGCTGCTCGCCCACGGACTCTTCAAGGCCACGTTGTTCCTGGTGGTCGGAATCATCGACCACCAGGCCGGCACCCGCGACATCCGCGAGCTCTCCGGCGTCTTCCGGTCCTCCCGCGCCCTCGCCGTGGTGGCCGGGGTCGGCGCCGCGTCCATGGCCGGCGTGCCGCTGCTGGGCGGTTTCGTGGCCAAGGAGTCCGTGCTCGAAGCGTTCGTCCACTTCGCCGGCGATCCGGACTACGGGCCCTGGGGCGCGGTGGTGCTCGCAGGTGTGGTGGCCGGTTCGGTGCTCACGTTTGCCTACAGCGCGCGGTTCATGTGGGGCGCCTTCGCCGTGAAACCCGGAGTGGACCGCACGCCGTTCACACCCATCAGGCCGTCCTTCCTGGCGGCGCCGGCCATCCTGAGCGTCCTGACCGTCGCCTACGGTCTCTGGCCAGCTCCGGTGGACGGCTGGATCCAGCCGTATGCGGCGCTGTTCGCCGGGGGAGCGTCCGACGCCGGCACTGCGGCAGCCGCCGCGGGCCACCTGTCGCTGTGGCACGGATTCACCCCCGCGCTGGGGCTGACGGCGGTGACGTTCGCGCTCGGCGCGGCCATGTTCTACGGTCGCGTGCTCGTTGACCGCGCACAGAGCGCCGTCCCGGCATGGGTCGACGCCGACCGCGGCTACCAACTGACCATCGGCGCCCTGGACGACGTCGCCGTCTGGATCACCGGACGCACGCAGCGCGGTTCGCTGTACTTCTACCTCGCCGTGATCCTGAGCGTCGCCTTCGTGCTCCCGCTGACCGCCCTGATCGCGGCGAACAAGCCGCTGCCGGAGGGCCTGTACTTCGTGGATCCCAACTCCCCGCTGCAGCTGGTGGCGGGAGCGGGGATCGTGATCGGGGCGCTGGCCGCCGTCCGGGCCAACAAGCGGTTCCTCGCGGTGCTCATGGTCTCGGTGACCGGGTACGGCATCGCCCTGATGTTCGCGCTCCAGGGTGCGCCTGACCTCGCGTTGACGCAGATGCTCGTGGAAACGATCATCCTCGTTGCGTTCGTGCTCGCCATGCGCAGCCTTCCCGCCGAACTGCGGGACCGCACCGGTGGCAAGTACAGGGTGGTCCGCGTGATCATCGGGCTGGCCTTCGGCGTCACCATGATATTCGTCGCCATCCACGCCATGGGCGCCCGCATCGCCACTCCGGTGTCCCTGGAGTTCCCGAAACTCGCCTATGAGGGCGGCGGCGGGCTGAACGTCGTCAACGTCACCCTCGTCGACATCCGGGTGTGGGACACGTTCGGCGAAATTTCCGTGCTGGCGCTGGCCGCCACGGGCGTCGCCAGCCTGATCTTCGTCAGGGGCCGCGGTGACCGGATCCGCACGTCGTCGACCGTTGCCGAGGGCACCGTTGGCCGCCGGACCGGCGTCGACAAGTCTTCCCGGGACGGCGCGGCACTGGCCCTGAGCCGGAAATTTGCCGACTCGACGCGGGACGCCTGGCTGGTTGCCGGCCGCACGCTCGCGCCGGAGCGGCGCTCCATCATCTTCGAGGTGGTCACCCGGCTGATCTTCCATTCGATGATCATCTTTTCCCTGTACCTGCTCTTGGCGGGCCACAACCTTCCAGGCGGCGGCTTCGCCGGCGGGCTCATGGCGGGCCTGGCGCTGACGCTCCGGTACCTGGCCGGCGGCCGCTTTGAGCTGCGGGAGGCCACGCCCATCAGCGCGGGAACACTGCTGGGAATCGGACTGGCGACGGCGGCGGCCTCCGGCGTTGCTCCCGTCCTCCTGGGCGGCGAGGTCTTCCAGAGCGCCATCCTCCAGTTCTGGCTGCCGGTCTTCGGCGACATCAAGTTCGTCACGTCCACCATTTTCGACATCGGCGTCTACATCGTGGTGATCGGGCTGGTGCTCGATGTGCTGCGGAGCCTGGGCGCGGAGATCGACGAACACTTTGAGGAACAGCCGGACCAGCCCGGCCGGGACGGGGAACCGGCAGACCAGCCGCCCGATGAGCGGGAGCCCGGCGGCATCCCGGCCGAAACCACGGCAAGGGGCAAGGCATGA